The proteins below come from a single Candidatus Polarisedimenticolia bacterium genomic window:
- the pilB gene encoding type IV-A pilus assembly ATPase PilB — MAVKLGEMLIKANLLTQKKLQEALDYQRSNGGKLGFNLVKLGFVREEDITRVLSQQHGVPAVNLRTMELDEAIVKLIPSEVAQKYLILPVSRTGATLTVAMVDPTNVFAMDDIKFMTGYNVEPVVASEVAIKESIDKYYGSIHALELKKVMDEMAETEDTAGLEVLEDSEDVDLAKLEASTEEAPVVRLVNLILTDSIKRGASDIHVEPYEKDFRVRFRIDGVLYEIMNPPMKLKDAITSRLKIMAKLDISEKRLPQDGRIKIKIKLQGKNKEMDYRVSVLPTLFGEKIVLRLLDKENLMLDMTRLGFESDSLSKFEKAIFKPYGMVLVTGPTGSGKTNTLYSSISRVNTPETNIITAEDPVEFNLHGINQVQMKEQIGLNFAAALRSFLRQDPNIILVGEIRDFETAEIAVKAALTGHLVLSTLHTNDAPSTINRLMNMGIEPYLVATSVHLICAQRLVRRLCKECKEEVQMPQQALTDIGYAAEDIPRVKLFKGRGCTVCNNTGYKGRVGLYEVMEITDELREMILCGASSLELKNKALEQGMISLRQSGLRKIRDGLTTVEEVVRETVL, encoded by the coding sequence GGGCGAGATGCTCATCAAAGCAAATCTGTTGACCCAGAAAAAACTTCAGGAAGCCCTCGACTACCAGCGATCGAATGGCGGCAAGCTCGGATTCAACCTGGTCAAGCTCGGCTTCGTGAGGGAAGAGGACATCACCCGCGTCCTGTCCCAACAGCACGGCGTCCCCGCCGTGAATCTGCGCACCATGGAGCTCGACGAGGCGATCGTGAAGCTGATCCCTTCCGAGGTCGCCCAGAAATACCTCATCCTGCCGGTCTCCCGCACCGGCGCCACCCTGACCGTGGCGATGGTGGATCCCACCAACGTGTTCGCCATGGACGACATCAAGTTCATGACCGGCTACAACGTGGAGCCGGTGGTGGCCTCCGAGGTCGCCATCAAGGAGTCGATCGACAAGTACTACGGCTCGATCCATGCCCTCGAGCTCAAGAAGGTCATGGACGAGATGGCGGAGACAGAGGACACCGCCGGATTGGAAGTGCTCGAGGACAGCGAGGACGTCGATCTTGCGAAGCTGGAAGCCTCCACCGAGGAGGCCCCCGTCGTCCGGCTCGTGAACCTGATCCTCACCGACTCGATCAAGCGCGGCGCCTCCGATATCCACGTGGAGCCCTACGAAAAGGACTTCCGCGTCCGCTTCCGCATCGACGGCGTCCTGTACGAGATCATGAACCCCCCCATGAAGCTCAAGGACGCCATCACCTCCCGCCTGAAGATCATGGCCAAGCTGGACATCTCCGAGAAGCGCCTGCCGCAGGACGGCCGCATCAAGATCAAGATCAAGCTGCAGGGCAAGAACAAGGAGATGGACTACCGCGTCTCGGTCCTGCCTACGCTGTTCGGAGAGAAGATCGTCCTCCGTCTGCTGGACAAGGAGAACCTCATGCTGGACATGACCCGGCTGGGGTTCGAATCCGACTCGCTCAGCAAGTTCGAGAAGGCGATCTTCAAGCCTTACGGCATGGTCCTGGTGACCGGGCCGACCGGCTCCGGCAAGACCAACACCCTCTACTCGTCGATCAGCCGGGTGAACACCCCGGAGACCAACATCATCACCGCCGAGGACCCGGTCGAGTTCAACCTGCACGGCATCAACCAGGTGCAGATGAAGGAGCAGATCGGTCTGAATTTCGCGGCGGCGCTGCGCTCCTTCCTTCGGCAGGACCCGAACATCATCCTGGTCGGAGAGATCCGTGACTTCGAGACCGCCGAGATCGCCGTCAAGGCGGCGCTCACCGGCCATCTCGTGCTGTCGACCCTGCACACCAACGATGCCCCCTCGACCATCAACCGGCTGATGAACATGGGCATCGAGCCCTACCTGGTGGCCACCTCGGTCCACCTGATCTGCGCCCAGCGGCTGGTGCGTCGGCTGTGCAAGGAGTGCAAGGAGGAGGTGCAGATGCCGCAGCAGGCGCTCACCGACATCGGCTATGCGGCCGAGGACATCCCGCGCGTCAAGCTGTTCAAGGGACGCGGCTGCACCGTGTGCAACAACACCGGCTACAAGGGACGCGTCGGGCTGTACGAGGTGATGGAGATTACCGACGAGCTGCGCGAGATGATCCTGTGCGGCGCGTCTTCGCTGGAGCTGAAGAACAAGGCGTTGGAGCAGGGGATGATCTCGCTCCGGCAGAGTGGACTGCGGAAGATCCGCGACGGGCTGACCACCGTGGAAGAAGTGGTGCGGGAGACGGTGCTCTAG